The following proteins are encoded in a genomic region of Opisthocomus hoazin isolate bOpiHoa1 chromosome 4, bOpiHoa1.hap1, whole genome shotgun sequence:
- the HIGD1A gene encoding HIG1 domain family member 1A, mitochondrial produces MSPGQEPVFPEYETDTSQTSKLLRKFKETPFVPIGMAGFAMVVGYGLYRLKHRGDMKMSLHLIHMRVAAQGFVVGAITCGVLYSMFREYLVKPKE; encoded by the exons ATGTCACCCGGTCAGGAACCTGTTTTCCCCGAGTATGAGACTGACACCAGCCAGACATCGAAGCTGTTACGAAAATTTAAAGAGACGCCATTCGTACCCATCG GGATGGCTGGCTTTGCCATGGTGGTTGGCTACGGGCTGTACAGATTGAAGCACAGAGGCGACATGAAAATGTCGCTTCACCTGATTCACATGCGCGTGGCAGCCCAGGGCTTCGTCGTGGGAGCGATAACGTGTG GTGTGCTGTATTCCATGTTTCGGGAGTACCTGGTGAAGCCCAAGGAGTAA
- the ACKR2 gene encoding atypical chemokine receptor 2, with product MGTARSGEEAPLAGVAWDGYLSNFRCRTATGSHLSNATSKVATTTTAATLVDAANLSDYPYEYLDEEDYMQYSLCTKEEVLSFSRVFLPSFYTVVFLVGLAGNALLFIVLIMYIKKKKKMTEVYLLNLVVSDFLLLLTLPFWALYISQRVTWDILCPVLSAVYTVNFYSGVFFVSCMSLDMYLQIVHACSPHSSMTQRKSVLVLLVVWVLSILLSIPDGLFTSTRQIHNKTIMCTHDYGHKHLFWKVVFRVMQNILGFLFPFLFMMFCYSRIACVLTKSQLPGSRRALYLVFTLVGVFFVLWSPYNVVLILHSLQDVGVIRSCESSRQLDYAMQITESLSFVHCCLNPLLYAFVKKRFRLYLWKIPQAIFRRNAFFDIQPSETSQSCSRYAPEIEMPSITNV from the exons ATGGGAACTGCTCGCAGTGGAGAAGAAGCTCCT ctggctGGAGTTGCCTGGGATGGGTATTTAAGCAATTTTAGATGCAGGACCGCAACAG GCAGCCACTTGTCAAACGCAACTTCAAAGGTGGCAACAACAACAACCGCTGCCACCTTGGTGGATGCTGCCAATTTGAGTGACTACCCGTACGAGTACTTGGACGAGGAGGATTACATGCAGTACAGCCTCTGCACGAAAGAAGAGGTACTCTCCTTTAGCAGAGTATTCTTGCCATCTTTCTACACCGTAGTCTTCCTGGTCGGGTTGGCCGGGAATGCCCTCCTGTTTATTGTCCTCATTATGTacatcaagaagaaaaagaagatgacTGAGGTGTATTTGCTGAACCTGGTGGTTTCAGACTTCTTGTTGCTGCTAACCCTTCCTTTCTGGGCTCTGTACATTTCTCAGCGGGTGACCTGGGACATATTGTGCCCTGTCTTAAGTGCCGTGTACACTGTGAATTTCTACAGTGGTGTCTTTTTTGTGAGCTGCATGAGTCTGGACAtgtatctgcagatagttcatgCTTGCTCTCCTCACAGCTCCATGACACAGAGGAAGTCCGTCCTTGTCTTGTTGGTAGTGTGGGTCCTTTCCATACTTCTCTCCATTCCTGATGGCCTCTTCACCAGCACAAGGCAAATCCACAACAAAACCATCATGTGCACCCACGATTATGGCCACAAACACTTATTTTGGAAAGTTGTCTTTCGGGTCATGCAAAACATCCTGggtttcctttttcccttcctcttcatgATGTTCTGCTATTCCCGTATAGCGTGTGTCCTCACCAAGTCTCAGTTGCCTGGCTCAAGGAGAGCCCTCTACTTAGTCTTTACTCTGGTGGGTGTCTTCTTTGTCCTGTGGTCCCCTTACAACGTTGTCCTCATCCTTCACTCCCTGCAAGATGTTGGTGTGATCaggagctgtgaaagcagcaggCAACTGGACTATGCCATGCAGATCACGGAGAGTTTGTCCTTTGTCCACTGCTGTCTCAACCCCTTGCTCTATGCTTTCGTGAAAAAACGATTCAGGTTATATTTATGGAAGATCCCTCAGGCCATTTTCAGGAGAAATGCTTTCTTTGACATCCAGCCCTCAGAGACAAGCCAGTCTTGCAGCAGATACGCACCTGAGATAGAAATGCCGAGTATCACAAATGTATGA